From the Microbacterium sp. W4I4 genome, one window contains:
- a CDS encoding TIGR00730 family Rossman fold protein → MTDGMLDDDLRHELTGLLERAGIRAERGLITRMLQTALLLGRENTDRLDLKIASSALSEMRDAFRLFQPFHNIPKVTVFGSARTLHDDPLYVQARDVAAALAGDGWMVVTGAGPGIMQAAAEGAGSKMSLGVSIRLPFEERANSIVEQDAQIVSMKYFFTRKLMLIKESRGFICLPGGFGTMDEMFELLTLQQTGKAEPMPIVLLDEPGGSFWTGLKTFIDEHLVPAGVISPQDLDRVLITDSVEEAVADITAFWRNYDSLRWVGDRLVLRLVHEPTDADVQSLNERFGDMCAEGRIERSGALETEIADGDVVELPRLVLNLRQRAVGSLFALIRAIDELPSAV, encoded by the coding sequence ATGACGGATGGCATGCTGGACGACGATCTGCGACACGAGCTCACCGGACTTCTGGAGCGGGCCGGTATCCGTGCGGAGCGCGGGCTGATCACGCGGATGCTGCAGACCGCGCTCCTGCTCGGCAGGGAGAACACCGACCGGCTCGACCTCAAGATCGCATCGTCGGCGCTCAGCGAGATGCGCGATGCGTTCCGCCTGTTCCAGCCCTTCCACAACATCCCCAAGGTGACGGTCTTCGGATCGGCGCGCACGCTGCACGACGATCCGCTGTACGTGCAGGCGCGCGATGTCGCCGCGGCGCTGGCCGGTGATGGGTGGATGGTGGTCACCGGCGCGGGGCCCGGCATCATGCAGGCCGCCGCCGAGGGAGCGGGCTCGAAGATGTCGCTGGGAGTCTCGATCCGACTGCCGTTCGAGGAGCGCGCGAACTCGATCGTCGAGCAGGACGCTCAGATCGTGTCGATGAAATACTTCTTCACCCGCAAGCTCATGCTCATCAAGGAGTCGCGGGGCTTCATCTGCCTTCCCGGAGGATTCGGGACGATGGACGAGATGTTCGAGCTGCTCACCCTGCAGCAGACCGGCAAAGCGGAACCCATGCCGATCGTGCTGCTCGATGAGCCGGGCGGCTCGTTCTGGACCGGCCTGAAGACCTTCATCGACGAGCATCTGGTGCCCGCAGGCGTGATCTCTCCGCAGGACCTCGACCGTGTGCTCATCACCGACTCCGTCGAGGAGGCGGTCGCCGACATCACCGCCTTCTGGCGCAACTACGACTCGCTGCGCTGGGTGGGAGACCGCCTCGTCCTGCGGCTGGTCCACGAGCCCACGGATGCCGACGTGCAGAGCCTGAACGAACGATTCGGCGACATGTGCGCCGAAGGGCGCATCGAGCGCAGCGGAGCGCTGGAGACGGAGATCGCCGACGGCGACGTGGTGGAGCTGCCGCGCCTGGTGCTCAACCTCCGCCAGCGTGCGGTCGGGTCGCTGTTCGCGCTCATCCGCGCGATCGACGAGCTGCCCTCGGCCGTCTGA
- a CDS encoding proline--tRNA ligase — protein MVTRLSNFFLRTLREDPAGAEVASHKLLIRAGYIRPQAAGIFAWLPLGLRVKAKIEKVVREEMEAAGAQEVHFPALMPREAYEATGRWEEYGDLLFRLQDRKDGDYLLAPTHEEAFTLLVKDLYSSYKDLPLTLYQIQDKYRDEARPRAGLLRGREFTMKDAYSFDASDEGLDVSYMSQRDAYERIFQRLGLEYAIVQADAGAMGGSRSEEFLHPTPVGEDTFVRSEGGYAANVEAYVTMPPDAVGWEGTAEATVFDSPDTPTIDTLVAHANDVLDGEYTAADTLKNVVLALQHLDGSRDLVIVGIPGDREVDMKRAEVAFAPAEVEPATDSDFEKHPLLVRGYIGPWSATGAILGEESATGIRYLVDPRVADGTSWVTGANIDQKHAHSVVAGRDFVADGTVEIANVRDGDPAPDGSGPVSLARGMEIGHVFQLGRKYAEALGLKVLNENGKLVTVTMGSYGIGVTRILAIIAELNNDDKGLIWPASVAPFDVHVVAAGRDQVAFDVAEDIAKQLESARLDVLYDDRVKVSPGVKFGDAELVGVPKIVIVGRGAAEGQVELWDRSTGDRESISAADAVARLTR, from the coding sequence GTGGTCACTCGTCTATCGAACTTCTTCCTCCGTACGCTCCGCGAAGACCCGGCAGGTGCCGAGGTCGCCAGCCACAAGCTGCTGATCCGCGCCGGGTACATCCGACCGCAGGCGGCGGGTATCTTCGCGTGGCTGCCGTTGGGCCTTCGCGTCAAGGCGAAGATCGAGAAGGTGGTCCGCGAGGAGATGGAGGCGGCCGGCGCGCAGGAGGTGCACTTCCCCGCACTGATGCCCCGCGAGGCATACGAGGCCACGGGGCGCTGGGAGGAGTACGGCGACCTGTTGTTCCGCCTGCAGGACCGCAAGGACGGCGACTATCTGCTCGCCCCGACGCACGAAGAGGCCTTCACCCTGCTGGTGAAGGATCTGTACTCGTCGTACAAGGACCTGCCTCTGACGCTCTATCAGATCCAGGACAAGTACCGCGACGAGGCCCGCCCGCGGGCCGGCCTGCTGCGCGGTCGCGAGTTCACCATGAAGGACGCTTACTCCTTCGACGCGTCCGACGAGGGCCTGGACGTCAGCTACATGTCGCAGCGCGACGCCTATGAGCGCATCTTCCAGCGCCTCGGCCTCGAGTACGCCATCGTGCAGGCCGACGCCGGTGCCATGGGCGGCTCGCGCAGCGAGGAGTTCCTGCACCCGACTCCCGTGGGCGAGGACACCTTCGTGCGCAGCGAGGGCGGCTACGCCGCGAACGTCGAGGCATACGTGACCATGCCTCCGGATGCCGTGGGCTGGGAGGGGACGGCCGAGGCGACGGTGTTCGACTCGCCGGACACGCCCACTATCGACACCCTCGTGGCGCACGCCAACGACGTGCTCGACGGCGAGTACACCGCCGCGGACACGCTGAAGAACGTCGTGCTGGCGCTGCAGCACCTCGACGGCTCGCGCGACCTCGTCATCGTCGGCATCCCCGGTGACCGCGAGGTCGACATGAAGCGCGCCGAGGTCGCCTTCGCTCCTGCTGAGGTCGAGCCCGCCACGGACTCCGACTTCGAGAAGCACCCGCTGCTCGTGCGCGGCTACATCGGCCCCTGGTCGGCTACCGGCGCGATCCTCGGCGAGGAGTCGGCCACCGGCATCCGCTACCTGGTCGATCCCCGCGTCGCGGACGGGACCAGCTGGGTCACCGGCGCCAACATCGACCAGAAGCACGCCCACAGCGTCGTCGCCGGCCGTGACTTCGTCGCGGACGGCACAGTCGAGATCGCGAATGTGCGTGACGGCGACCCGGCCCCCGACGGCTCCGGCCCGGTCTCGCTCGCCCGCGGCATGGAGATCGGGCACGTCTTCCAGCTCGGCCGCAAGTACGCTGAGGCCCTCGGGCTGAAGGTCCTCAACGAGAACGGCAAGCTCGTCACCGTCACGATGGGCTCGTACGGCATCGGCGTCACCCGCATCCTCGCGATCATCGCCGAGCTCAACAACGACGACAAGGGCCTCATCTGGCCGGCGTCCGTCGCGCCCTTCGACGTGCACGTCGTCGCGGCGGGACGCGACCAGGTCGCCTTCGACGTGGCCGAGGACATCGCGAAGCAGCTCGAGTCCGCGCGACTCGACGTGCTCTACGACGACCGCGTGAAGGTGTCGCCCGGTGTGAAGTTCGGTGACGCCGAGCTGGTGGGCGTGCCGAAGATCGTGATCGTCGGACGCGGCGCAGCAGAGGGTCAGGTCGAGCTCTGGGATCGCAGCACGGGAGACCGCGAGTCCATCTCGGCGGCGGATGCCGTGGCGCGCCTGACGCGCTGA
- a CDS encoding isocitrate lyase/phosphoenolpyruvate mutase family protein — protein sequence MTTADKAQTLTRLYEAPEILRVVNIWDVVSAKAIAALPETRALATAGHSIAATFGYADGQIPRELMLDMVGRIAAAVDLPVSADLDDGYGDAGETTRLAIGVGIVGANIEDRMRPFAESVAQVEAIVKAGQAEGVDFALNARTDAIVRGGDKPLADKLADAVQRGRAFLDAGATSVFVPGILDADATRTLVEGIGAGKVSVIGLPGALTAAEYEALGVARISYGPMVQRVALTALQDLATDLYADGVIPASTRALN from the coding sequence ATGACCACCGCAGACAAGGCTCAGACCCTCACCCGTCTCTACGAAGCCCCCGAGATCCTCCGCGTCGTCAACATCTGGGACGTCGTCTCAGCCAAGGCGATCGCCGCCCTTCCCGAGACCCGCGCGCTCGCCACCGCCGGCCACTCGATCGCCGCGACCTTCGGCTACGCGGACGGGCAGATCCCGCGTGAGCTCATGCTCGACATGGTCGGCCGCATCGCGGCCGCCGTCGACCTTCCCGTCTCCGCCGACCTCGACGACGGCTACGGGGATGCCGGTGAGACGACTCGCCTCGCCATCGGCGTCGGCATCGTCGGTGCGAACATCGAAGACCGGATGCGGCCGTTCGCCGAGTCCGTCGCGCAGGTCGAGGCGATCGTGAAGGCCGGGCAGGCGGAGGGCGTCGACTTCGCCCTGAACGCCCGGACGGACGCCATCGTTCGCGGCGGCGACAAGCCGCTCGCAGACAAGCTGGCGGATGCCGTGCAGCGCGGCCGCGCCTTCCTCGACGCCGGGGCCACCTCGGTGTTCGTGCCCGGCATCCTCGATGCCGACGCGACCCGCACCCTCGTCGAGGGGATCGGCGCGGGCAAGGTCAGTGTCATCGGCCTCCCCGGAGCTCTGACCGCCGCGGAGTACGAGGCGCTCGGCGTCGCCCGCATCTCCTACGGACCCATGGTGCAGCGCGTCGCGCTCACCGCCCTGCAGGATCTCGCGACGGATCTGTACGCCGACGGCGTCATCCCCGCCAGCACCCGCGCGCTGAACTGA
- a CDS encoding RNB domain-containing ribonuclease, whose protein sequence is MPQRRSHVAPSAAQSDLAAALAALRAGIEAPIEFSKEALAEAESAKPTSPDLDLRDVPFVTLDPLGSKDLDQALHLERAGSGFQVRYAIADVPGFVTPGGAIDTEARQRGQTLYLADGNIPLHPLALSTDRASLLPDQERPALVWTFALDDTGKVSEFRLERALVRSRAQLEYVSAQASVDRGEAGPLALLQEIGELRQALEQQRGGASLNLPDEEVVQKPDGTYSIERRHPLAVEEWNAQLSLMTGMAAAELMTGAKVGVLRTMPQPDESAFTRFRRQTEALGRPWKTGRYGDFLRDLDKSDPLTLPVLEAAASLFRGAGYVTFDGTLPDGDLEQAAIGAPYAHATAPLRRLVDRWSLAICLTISQGQPAPEWATSSLEQLPELMAQSSQRASQLNADTLSRVEAALLRPLIGHDVQASVIELRGEDRAAVQIADPAVTASAHVPAGTTPGETVTLHLVGTDVAKGEVEFAA, encoded by the coding sequence ATGCCTCAGCGTCGATCCCATGTCGCCCCATCCGCCGCTCAGAGCGATCTGGCAGCCGCCCTCGCGGCACTGCGAGCCGGAATCGAGGCGCCGATCGAATTCTCGAAGGAGGCGCTGGCGGAAGCCGAATCCGCGAAGCCGACCTCACCCGATCTGGATCTGCGCGACGTGCCGTTCGTCACGCTCGACCCGCTGGGTTCCAAGGACCTCGATCAGGCGCTGCACCTGGAGCGCGCCGGCAGCGGCTTCCAGGTGCGGTACGCGATAGCCGACGTACCCGGGTTCGTGACCCCGGGCGGCGCCATCGACACGGAGGCGCGTCAGCGCGGACAGACGCTGTACCTCGCGGACGGGAACATCCCGTTGCATCCGCTCGCCCTCTCCACCGACCGCGCGTCGCTGCTGCCGGATCAGGAGCGACCCGCACTGGTGTGGACGTTCGCGCTGGACGACACCGGGAAGGTGAGCGAGTTCCGGCTGGAGCGGGCGCTGGTGCGCTCGCGTGCGCAGCTGGAGTACGTGTCGGCGCAGGCCTCCGTCGACCGCGGCGAAGCCGGCCCTCTGGCTCTGTTGCAGGAGATCGGCGAGCTGCGCCAGGCCCTGGAGCAGCAGCGCGGTGGCGCGAGCCTGAACCTGCCGGACGAGGAGGTCGTCCAGAAGCCGGACGGCACCTACAGCATCGAGCGACGTCATCCGCTGGCCGTCGAGGAGTGGAACGCGCAGCTGTCGCTGATGACCGGCATGGCGGCCGCCGAGCTGATGACGGGCGCCAAGGTCGGAGTGCTGCGCACCATGCCGCAGCCCGACGAGAGCGCGTTCACCAGATTCCGCCGCCAGACCGAAGCGCTCGGCCGGCCCTGGAAGACGGGGCGCTACGGCGATTTCCTGCGCGATCTGGACAAGTCCGATCCGCTGACGCTTCCCGTGCTGGAGGCCGCCGCGTCGCTGTTCCGCGGTGCGGGGTATGTGACCTTCGACGGCACCCTCCCGGACGGAGACCTGGAGCAGGCCGCGATCGGTGCGCCCTACGCGCATGCGACCGCTCCCCTGCGCCGGCTGGTCGACCGCTGGTCGCTTGCGATCTGTCTCACGATCTCACAGGGGCAGCCCGCTCCCGAGTGGGCGACGTCCTCGCTCGAGCAGCTGCCTGAGCTGATGGCGCAGTCCAGCCAGCGTGCGTCGCAGCTGAACGCCGACACGCTCAGCCGCGTCGAGGCCGCGCTGCTGCGACCGCTCATCGGACACGACGTGCAGGCGAGCGTGATCGAGTTGCGCGGTGAGGACCGTGCAGCGGTGCAGATCGCCGACCCCGCGGTGACCGCCTCGGCGCACGTGCCGGCGGGCACGACGCCCGGCGAGACCGTGACGCTGCATCTGGTGGGCACCGACGTCGCCAAGGGCGAGGTCGAGTTCGCCGCGTGA
- a CDS encoding phosphotransferase family protein produces MSGRFGGLDAAQRAWVDERLPDAELIRDMSWGLVDTTVLHVRVAGEEFVVKAAGPEDTHLPREIAAHSSCTAPLITTGHAALLRDSSAPLRVILLDHLPGELVLGTDAEWQSDTYVQAGELLRRLHEQESRTDADYEARATARALYWLDQPHRVDPAAAARARAVLQAAPAPAVTLVPTHGDWHPRNWLFDRGTVRVIDFGRFAFRPASSDLTRLAAQQWQSHPALERAFFDGYGDDPRDPDLWRLEALRQAVGTACWAHQVGDEAFEAQGHRMLGEALAAY; encoded by the coding sequence GTGAGCGGGCGATTCGGCGGGCTTGACGCGGCTCAGCGGGCTTGGGTCGATGAACGTCTGCCGGATGCCGAGCTGATCCGCGACATGTCGTGGGGCCTGGTCGACACCACGGTGCTGCACGTGCGCGTCGCCGGTGAGGAGTTCGTGGTGAAGGCCGCAGGCCCCGAGGACACGCACCTGCCCCGGGAGATCGCGGCGCACTCCTCCTGCACCGCTCCCCTGATCACCACCGGGCACGCGGCCCTGCTGCGGGACTCCTCCGCGCCGCTGCGCGTCATCCTGCTGGATCATCTACCCGGTGAGCTGGTGCTGGGCACGGATGCCGAGTGGCAGTCCGACACGTACGTGCAGGCCGGAGAACTGCTGCGCCGCCTGCACGAGCAGGAGTCGCGCACGGATGCCGACTACGAGGCCCGCGCGACGGCCCGCGCGCTGTACTGGCTCGACCAGCCGCACCGCGTGGATCCGGCGGCTGCGGCTCGCGCTCGCGCCGTGCTGCAGGCGGCACCCGCTCCCGCCGTGACGCTCGTGCCCACCCACGGCGACTGGCATCCCCGCAACTGGCTGTTCGACCGGGGAACGGTGCGCGTGATCGACTTCGGGCGGTTCGCGTTCCGCCCGGCATCCAGCGATCTCACGCGCCTCGCCGCTCAGCAATGGCAGTCGCACCCGGCGCTCGAGCGGGCGTTCTTCGACGGCTACGGCGATGACCCGCGCGACCCGGACCTCTGGCGGCTCGAAGCCCTGCGCCAGGCGGTCGGCACGGCCTGCTGGGCGCACCAGGTCGGCGACGAGGCATTCGAGGCACAGGGCCACAGGATGCTGGGCGAAGCGCTGGCCGCGTACTGA
- a CDS encoding alpha/beta fold hydrolase, protein MLLNTIDSGSGDRVVLLLHGMMGSAESWWRIAPALQRSGYRVIAIDLPGHGLSPRDEACSVASVAGDVIESVQAIAPGAPLDAIGHSYGGTVLAAVAERMPIRRAVYVDTACAFSGGEDQLALAARYEADRRSRTDPVWLRASRPFYSETDAVVEARAAERFHPMTAASISSGADVAHEPAPGSILVRAEPSRFVTDADAERFRSHGVDVRGIPGAAHSVWYSHFDEFCATLPELFA, encoded by the coding sequence ATGCTGTTGAACACGATCGACTCCGGTAGCGGAGACCGCGTCGTGCTGCTGCTGCACGGCATGATGGGCTCCGCGGAGAGCTGGTGGCGCATCGCGCCCGCGCTGCAGCGGAGCGGCTACCGGGTCATCGCGATCGACCTCCCAGGGCACGGACTCTCGCCGCGGGATGAGGCGTGCTCCGTGGCATCCGTCGCGGGTGATGTCATCGAGAGCGTCCAGGCGATCGCGCCCGGCGCGCCGCTCGACGCGATCGGTCACTCCTACGGCGGAACGGTGCTGGCCGCTGTCGCGGAGCGGATGCCGATCCGACGCGCCGTCTATGTCGACACAGCGTGTGCGTTCTCAGGCGGTGAGGATCAGCTCGCCCTCGCCGCACGATACGAGGCCGATCGCCGCAGCCGGACGGATCCCGTCTGGCTGCGCGCCAGTCGGCCGTTCTACAGCGAGACGGATGCCGTCGTCGAGGCGCGCGCGGCCGAGCGCTTCCACCCGATGACGGCCGCGTCGATCTCGTCGGGCGCCGATGTCGCGCACGAGCCTGCGCCGGGATCGATCCTCGTCCGAGCGGAGCCGAGCCGCTTCGTCACGGACGCGGACGCCGAGCGCTTCCGCAGCCACGGTGTCGACGTGCGAGGCATCCCCGGTGCTGCGCACTCCGTCTGGTACAGCCACTTCGACGAGTTCTGCGCGACGCTGCCGGAGCTGTTCGCCTGA
- a CDS encoding aldo/keto reductase — MKTRNLGLGLEVSAIGLGCMGMSQSYGPNPGSREDMIAVLRGAVDAGVTLFDTAEVYGPYVNEELVGEALEPVRDQVVIATKFGFEIGTPGRMNSRPEHIREVADASLRRLRTDVIDLFYQHRVDPDVPIEDVAGTVAELVAAGKVRHFGMSEASAATIRRAHAVFPVTAVQSEYSLWTRDPEVEVLPALEERGIGFVPFSPLGRGFLTGAIDASTSFADDDMRRGLPRFTEENREANSALVAHVAELAKEKHSTPGQIALAWLLAQRPWIVPIPGTRRMSRIRENIGAAELELSSAELDDLDAIAARIGVHGERYPESMQRTVNR; from the coding sequence ATGAAGACACGGAATCTCGGGCTGGGACTGGAGGTCTCGGCCATCGGCCTGGGCTGCATGGGCATGTCGCAGAGCTACGGGCCGAATCCCGGCTCGCGCGAGGACATGATCGCCGTGCTGCGCGGCGCCGTCGACGCCGGCGTGACCCTGTTCGACACCGCAGAGGTGTACGGGCCCTATGTGAACGAGGAGCTGGTCGGGGAGGCGCTCGAACCGGTGCGGGATCAAGTGGTGATCGCGACGAAGTTCGGCTTCGAGATCGGGACCCCCGGTCGGATGAACAGTCGCCCCGAGCACATCCGCGAGGTGGCGGATGCTTCGCTCCGACGCCTGCGCACGGATGTGATCGATCTGTTCTATCAGCACCGCGTCGACCCGGACGTGCCGATCGAGGACGTCGCCGGCACGGTCGCCGAGCTCGTCGCCGCGGGCAAGGTCCGGCACTTCGGGATGTCCGAGGCCTCGGCGGCGACGATCCGGCGTGCGCACGCCGTATTCCCGGTGACGGCCGTGCAGAGCGAGTACTCGCTGTGGACCCGCGACCCGGAGGTGGAGGTGCTGCCCGCTCTGGAGGAGCGCGGGATCGGATTCGTGCCGTTCAGTCCGCTGGGACGCGGATTCCTCACCGGAGCGATCGACGCGAGCACGAGCTTCGCCGACGATGACATGCGCCGAGGACTCCCGCGCTTCACGGAGGAGAACCGCGAGGCGAACAGCGCGCTGGTCGCGCACGTGGCGGAGCTGGCCAAGGAGAAGCACTCGACGCCCGGACAGATCGCGCTGGCGTGGCTGCTCGCTCAGCGCCCCTGGATCGTGCCGATCCCCGGGACACGGCGGATGTCTCGCATCCGCGAGAACATCGGTGCTGCGGAGCTGGAGCTGAGCAGCGCCGAGCTCGACGATCTCGATGCGATCGCGGCGCGGATCGGCGTGCATGGCGAGCGGTACCCGGAGTCGATGCAGCGCACCGTCAACCGCTGA
- a CDS encoding anthranilate synthase family protein, translated as MTALPARIRDLAADPSASFVLIARDGEVELLTGDIADVEMLADIPLDGPDGAREVFAMVPYHQVRERGFAAQDDGTPLRCLLVDEHEKLDAAELMASLPSDSIALTDGGFDISDEDYAAVVERVIAEEIGRGEGANFVIRRDYRASFDADDRTAALTWFRALLEHERGAYWTFAVITPGQIAVGASPEAHVVAREGIVTMNPISGTFRHPAGGATAESLTEFLSSTKETEELFMVVDEELKMMSQVCSDGGRITGPHLKEMSRLTHTEYMLRGRSRLDPRDILRETMFAPTVTGSPMQNACTVIARHEREPRGYYSGVAALFTPNDEGGHDLDAPILIRTVYLDEGRLRVPVGATLVRHSDPAGEVSETHGKAAGVLGAIGAIERDHVAESRDDDAPAPARLADDPAIAELLASRNTRLADFWMQPQDSAAADRFRGTQALVVDAEDRFTTMLAHQLRHLGLDVQIVGWNAVTDAAIDAADLVVSGPGPGDPRDASSARIARMQQVVARRRSAGAPLLAVCLSHQILADELGIDLVPLDSPHQGVQKVVTVFENDASIGFYNTFTARVAPGTTQVGDAEVSADAASGDVYALRGERFASIQGHLESILSRDGIATLERLTAHALS; from the coding sequence ATGACCGCTCTGCCCGCTCGCATCCGAGACCTCGCCGCCGATCCGTCGGCATCGTTCGTGCTGATCGCACGCGATGGCGAGGTCGAGCTGCTCACCGGCGACATCGCCGACGTCGAGATGCTCGCGGACATCCCTCTCGACGGGCCGGACGGCGCCCGCGAGGTGTTCGCGATGGTCCCGTATCACCAGGTGCGCGAGCGCGGTTTCGCCGCGCAGGACGACGGCACGCCGCTGCGCTGCCTGCTGGTCGACGAACACGAGAAGCTGGATGCCGCAGAGCTGATGGCCTCCCTCCCCTCCGACTCCATCGCTCTCACCGACGGCGGGTTCGACATCTCCGACGAGGACTACGCCGCGGTCGTGGAGCGCGTCATCGCCGAGGAGATCGGCCGGGGCGAGGGCGCGAACTTCGTCATCCGGCGCGACTACCGCGCCTCTTTCGACGCGGATGACCGCACGGCGGCGCTGACGTGGTTCCGGGCGCTGCTCGAGCACGAGCGGGGCGCGTACTGGACGTTCGCGGTGATCACCCCGGGGCAGATCGCGGTCGGCGCGAGTCCCGAGGCGCACGTCGTCGCCCGCGAGGGCATCGTCACGATGAACCCCATCTCGGGTACCTTCCGCCACCCCGCCGGCGGCGCCACCGCCGAGTCACTGACCGAGTTCCTCTCCTCCACGAAGGAGACCGAGGAACTGTTCATGGTCGTCGACGAGGAACTGAAGATGATGAGCCAGGTGTGCTCCGACGGCGGGCGCATCACGGGCCCGCATCTGAAGGAGATGTCCCGCCTCACCCACACCGAGTACATGCTGCGCGGGCGCAGCCGTCTCGACCCGCGCGACATCCTGCGCGAGACGATGTTCGCCCCCACCGTGACCGGTTCGCCGATGCAGAACGCGTGCACCGTGATCGCCCGTCACGAGCGCGAGCCCCGCGGCTACTACTCCGGCGTCGCCGCACTGTTCACTCCCAATGACGAGGGCGGGCACGACCTGGACGCCCCCATCCTCATCCGCACGGTCTATCTCGACGAGGGTCGCCTGCGCGTGCCCGTCGGCGCCACCCTCGTGCGGCATTCCGACCCGGCCGGCGAGGTCAGCGAGACCCACGGCAAAGCGGCCGGCGTGCTCGGCGCGATCGGCGCGATCGAGCGCGACCATGTCGCCGAGTCGCGCGATGACGACGCCCCCGCTCCAGCGAGGCTCGCGGACGATCCGGCCATCGCGGAGCTGCTGGCCTCCCGGAACACCCGTCTGGCCGATTTCTGGATGCAGCCGCAGGATTCCGCAGCCGCCGACCGCTTCCGCGGCACGCAGGCGCTGGTCGTCGACGCGGAGGACCGCTTCACGACAATGCTCGCCCACCAGCTGCGTCATCTCGGGCTCGACGTGCAGATCGTCGGGTGGAATGCGGTGACCGACGCGGCCATCGACGCCGCGGATCTCGTCGTCTCGGGTCCCGGCCCCGGCGACCCGAGGGATGCCTCATCCGCACGCATCGCACGCATGCAGCAGGTCGTCGCTCGGCGCCGCAGCGCCGGAGCACCCCTGCTGGCCGTATGTCTGAGCCACCAGATTCTCGCCGACGAGCTCGGCATCGACCTGGTGCCGCTGGACTCCCCGCATCAGGGCGTGCAGAAGGTGGTCACCGTGTTCGAGAACGACGCGTCGATCGGCTTCTACAACACCTTCACCGCCCGTGTCGCGCCCGGCACGACGCAGGTCGGCGACGCCGAGGTCTCGGCTGATGCCGCCAGCGGTGACGTGTACGCGCTCCGCGGCGAGCGCTTCGCATCGATCCAGGGCCACCTGGAATCGATCCTGTCGCGCGACGGCATCGCCACGCTGGAGCGGCTGACGGCGCACGCGCTGAGCTGA
- a CDS encoding RIP metalloprotease, with protein MEILLYVGGILFMLVGLGVSIGLHEVGHLVPAKLFGVRVGQYMIGFGPRLWSKRIGETEYGFKALPVGGFISMSGMYPPSSRTGPATGVFASLVQDARTANDETIAEGAEERVFYRLPVYKRIIVMLGGPVMNLVLALLLFTLMASGIGIQQASTTISSVSACVVPAGVTQNDCTPSDPVAPAAEAGFKPGDTLISVGGTAVTTFAEASQIIQDSPGRSLDVVVGRDGQDVTLHLTPVVAQRGEVDANGRAVLDKAGAPVTHSVGYAGITAQYEYARQPLGTGAEMTMQQVGGVTSLIINLPVKLWNVGVSLVTGAERDPNGPLSVVGVGRIAGEVAAADAPVLNRVAVLLNLLAALNVALFVFNLIPLLPLDGGHVVVALWEGIKRMWAKLTGRPEPAPVDATRLVPITVVVAVLLIAMGALLIIADLVKPMNLLG; from the coding sequence GTGGAGATTCTGCTGTACGTGGGCGGCATCCTGTTCATGCTCGTCGGGCTCGGCGTGTCGATCGGGTTGCACGAGGTGGGCCATCTGGTGCCGGCCAAGCTGTTCGGCGTGCGCGTCGGCCAGTACATGATCGGCTTCGGCCCCCGGCTGTGGTCCAAGCGCATCGGAGAGACCGAGTACGGGTTCAAGGCGCTCCCGGTCGGCGGTTTCATCTCCATGTCGGGCATGTACCCGCCCTCGAGTCGCACCGGTCCCGCCACCGGAGTCTTCGCCTCGCTGGTGCAGGACGCCCGAACCGCGAACGACGAGACCATCGCCGAAGGCGCCGAGGAGCGGGTCTTCTACCGGCTGCCGGTGTACAAGCGCATCATCGTGATGCTCGGCGGCCCGGTGATGAACCTCGTCCTGGCGCTGCTGCTGTTCACGCTGATGGCCTCGGGCATCGGCATCCAGCAGGCCAGCACCACCATCTCCTCGGTCAGCGCCTGCGTGGTGCCGGCCGGCGTGACCCAGAACGACTGCACCCCGTCGGATCCGGTCGCACCGGCCGCCGAGGCCGGCTTCAAGCCGGGCGACACGCTGATCAGTGTGGGCGGCACCGCTGTCACCACGTTCGCCGAGGCATCGCAGATCATCCAGGACTCGCCCGGGCGCAGTCTGGACGTCGTGGTCGGCCGCGACGGCCAGGACGTCACCCTGCACCTGACGCCTGTGGTCGCCCAGCGCGGCGAGGTCGATGCGAACGGCAGGGCAGTGCTGGACAAGGCGGGTGCACCCGTCACGCACAGCGTGGGCTACGCCGGAATCACGGCGCAGTACGAGTACGCCAGGCAGCCGCTGGGCACCGGCGCCGAGATGACGATGCAGCAGGTCGGGGGAGTGACCTCGCTGATCATCAACCTGCCCGTCAAGCTGTGGAACGTCGGCGTCTCGCTGGTGACCGGGGCCGAACGCGACCCGAACGGGCCGCTCAGCGTCGTCGGGGTGGGCCGGATCGCCGGTGAGGTCGCGGCGGCGGACGCTCCGGTGCTGAACCGTGTGGCGGTGCTGCTGAACCTGCTGGCGGCGCTGAACGTGGCGCTGTTCGTGTTCAACCTGATTCCGCTGCTTCCGCTCGACGGCGGGCATGTCGTGGTCGCGCTGTGGGAGGGGATCAAGCGGATGTGGGCCAAGCTCACCGGACGCCCGGAGCCCGCCCCCGTCGACGCCACCCGGCTCGTGCCGATCACCGTGGTCGTCGCCGTGCTCCTGATCGCGATGGGGGCGCTGCTGATCATCGCCGACCTCGTCAAGCCCATGAACCTGCTCGGCTGA